Genomic segment of Oncorhynchus keta strain PuntledgeMale-10-30-2019 chromosome 12, Oket_V2, whole genome shotgun sequence:
CACACTAGTCTCTGCTGTATGACATGATACCCTTCTTTTCAGTAGACACAAATTCACATTTTTTTGCATTCCATCTGTTTAAATTTCCCTCGTCCTTCTTTTAAAATGATGTAGTTCACATGCACGCCCCCTTGATGGCCTCAGAAGCACTATTGTAATTCTACCATTGGGACTATGTTGTTTTTGCACAGGTCTCATTCCCTGCTTGACTTTCACCCAGTCATCTCGGTTCTGATTTCACCCCTAAATGagaaacagtacagtagactagctTTGCACGTAGGCCGTAGAAATGATTTTGATCATAAAGACTCACTATCCCCTTTATTAATGTTCCAATGTTTAGAACAGATGATTattgacccccccccacacacggcttgtggactgtctgtctgtcttccttcaCATGATCTAGAGGTTGTTTATTATCGTTACTGTTCAAGGGTAGTTTCATTTCTGAGATTCCACACCTCTGATCTGATTCTAAATAAATCCCGTCATTCTTATTCATAGAGATAGAACAGTTCTATATTGTTATATCTCTCTGTTCTTACCACAGAGTTCTGAGTGGGAACCAGAAAGCaataagaaagaaaaaaaaaacaatgtcGTTTTTTTGTTCTGTAAATAGTGTTTGATATTTAGTAATATACAACTAATGATCGACTAACACTTTTTTTGGCGGGGGGGTCATTGTGGCCCTTATGATTATGCCACTTTGAATTGAGGCTTGTTGTGGGATTGAGTGAGATTTTTAAATGAAGTTTCTTTGAAGAGAGATTTGAAATGTGAGTCGTGGTGGGATTCCATATCCCTCGCAGCCTTTTCCGTATATGAGAATCACCTCATGCTTGGTAAGAGCCGACCAACCTGCATCTTTAGCAGTAACTGACACcgtttccacataatttcaatgTATACTTCTTCACTCTGATAAcctcctggttagtgattattatTCTCTCCCTACTGCACTACTAGGagactactactctactactacccCTAATACTCGCCCCAAAGCAAGGCTTAGCTGTTCCTTGGCTTTACTGATCTCTTTTTATTTAAAAGATAGAAATAAAAAGATTCTCTTCCCTCTTTTGCGTCCGCTTCTCTCacactgtttttttttaaataagcgCAAGATCTTTTGTGACATGCTAGGTGCTGATGTATGTTAATAAAAGACTTAAAAACCTCCAAACGATGACTTCAGagttttgattttattttatttttttttgcccACTTCTCCCCAATCCAGTTGTAcaattggggcagcaggtagccttgtggttagagcattgggacagACCAAAAGGTTTCTGGaccgaatccctgagctgacatggtaaaaatctgtcgttctgcacctgaacaacgcagttaacccactgttccccggtaggccgtcattggaaataagaatttgttcttaactgacttgcctagttaagaatatatatatatatttttttttaaatatatatatatgcacatttttaaaaatccaatGCACTTGAGCACTGAAATATTATCATGACTTAAGGAGGAAGTGCAAAGGGAAATGCTAGCATCATAGAGTTAAATATTATGACTTAAGGAGGAAGTGCAAAGGGAAATGCTAGCATCATAGAGTTAAATATTATGACTTAAGGAGGAAGTGCAAAGGGAAATGCTAACATCAGAGTTAAATATTATGACTTAAGGAGGAAGTGCAAAGGGAAATGCTAGCATCAGAGTTAAATATTATCATGACTTAAGGAGGAAGTGCAAAGGGAAATGCTAACATCATTGAGTTAAATATTATCATGACTTAAGGAGGAAGTGCAAAGGGAAATGCTAGCATCATAGAGTTAAATATTATCATGACTTAAGGAGGAAGTGCAAAGGGAAATGCTAGCATCATAGTGTTAAATATTATCATGACTTAAGGAGGAAGTGCAAAGGGAAATGCTAGCATCATAGAGTTAAATATTATCATGACTTAAGGAGGAAGTGCAAAGGGAAATGCTAACATCAGAGTTAAATATTATCATGACTTAAGGAGGAAGTGCAAAGGGAAATGCTAGCATCATAGAGTTAAATATTATGACTTAAGGAGGAAGTGCAAAGGGAAATGCTAGCATCAGAGTTAAATATTATCATGACTTAAGGAGGAAGTGCAAAGGGAAATGCTAGCATCATAGAGTTAAATATTATCATGACTTAAGGAGGAAGTGCAAAGGGAAATGCTAACATCATTGAGTTAAATATTATCATGACTTAAGGAGGAAGTGCAAAGGGAAATGCTAACATCATTGACTTAAATATTATCATGACTTAAGGAGGAAGTGCAAAGGGAAATGCTAGCATCATAGAGTTAAATAGAACATTAGAATCCCTGCAACGTGACATCCGTCTTGGTCAGGGAATCTTATAGCATATATTGTTGGaagttcatttttttttttttacatttaattttaatttaatttaattttacatACAATCAAATAATCTCTTCAAAGCAGCTATGATCATGAACACAAAACATCCAGCAACATTGAAACACGAATCTGTCAAAGCCACTTGTCATGTTTGTTTTTATTCAACTGCATTTTATTAAAGAGATGTTGGTACCATTGAATTAGAACCATAAATTAGTCCATAACTGGACTATGACTATGAAGCCCCTTTCTCACAGGTATACATGGAACACataggttgtgtcccaaatggcaccctattccctatatagttcctaTGGGTCCTAGTCaaaagtactatataggtagtAGGGGGACATTTTTGCTCTGCATTCCATACAATACAGTAGTAGCAGCAGATGTAGGAGAGAACTAACAGAGAACAGCTCCTGCAGTCATATGTATACAGAACACTTTGCATGCTACATGCTGTACAGACAGTCACAGCGGAACAGGTATGTATTTGTGAGGAGGTGTCAGAGTCCATACTATGGCAGGGCCACGTTCTGCTATAAGCCATATCAATCTGTAGCCTGTCTGGAATAATATGCTTCCTTGGATGGTAAATGAATGTCTGTTCGAATTCCTCAAATGATGGATATACCACAGTGATGCCAACCCAATGTTAGAGGAACGGTCCATTCTATCAGGGCATTTTATTGAGCTCGTCAAAATGGCTGCCACATTGCCAGCTAGACAGTTGATGTACCCGGGCATAGAggtagaggactcatctttgtacTGTTAAAGCGTATGTGACAGCATAGGCAACCCTATTAAAGAAATCTAAATTTTgaagtagtccattttcttcttcACAATTGACTGATCCCTCCTCGTAACCCAGTTGGACACGACTCCAACCGGGTCACCAGAATGAACCAGCCAAGGAagttggaagtcccacccagttcaCTATATTAAagtggtggaagccctcaatggcactGCAAATTCTAATACCTattggccactagaggcctctcATTCTCTATGATATGGGTCCAGTTCCAACTGTGTTGGGTGACCCCTTGGGTTAGGAGATGGGAAACTCTGTCTGACACTACTGACAGTCCCAGTCCCACACTAGTAGCTAGAAGCCATGTAACCTTGCCCAGTGGCCCATATCCATTGTGCTCTGACTATGTTCAGCACTGGCCACACAGCTGATGTTCCCATTCACTCTATGTAAACAAACTGAGCTAGCACTCTGGCCTGGTGGTTGCCAAGCAACACGTAGGCCAACAGAGGAAGGATGACAGTTTTACACCTCTGTCTTTTCCTTCTGTGGCGGAGGAGGGGAAAAGAAAATAAACTGCATGAACAAAACAGTTGTACAATTAAATAAGCGACTGGAATCCAGGCATGACAGCTCAGAAGCAATTGTCAATCAATCAAGAAGACTCTATATGACATGATGTGTGATCTAAACAGACAAAACATTTGGCAAAATAATATTTAACATTTACTTCTACATTCAAGCATGGATAGAAACACCTCAAATTAAATTGTGTTCATTTTCAGTTATACTTATATCATGAATCTGTACATTCAGGGGCCATGATAATCAGATTAAATTGGTTGTTCCAAAAAAGGAAAACTCCTAAACTCTCAAAATGATTGTCTAAATGCAATTgtatactgtaaaaaaaaaaacccaCAAAAAGCAGCATCTGGAATAAACTTAATGGGACTGCCTAAATTTTAGGTTTCAAGATAACCACAACTACCTTAATATATAAATAAGTGCTCTTTGACATTCCCCTATTGTCCCTCACTTCAAACTGCAATACTTTTTTTTTACCTCTCAGTAATAACATTCTCTATTTACAGGACTGGCCTCAAGTAGCTTTCTCTCATGCTCTTTCTCCTCTCacccatttttctctctctccccctccagtctctccatctctctccttctgttggGTACTGTATGTTTCCTACCTGCACATTTGTATAACCTGCTGTGCCCCATACTGTAATGGTGGTGTTCCTTGGATTGAAGATCTCCAATCCAATTCCCTAACTCGAGCGTCCTTGAGGACCGAACCAAGCTGACAAGCTTCCTAATTTGTCCAAGCATCTCAAGGGTGCTGCCAGGTAAGCCCATCAAATAATGCATTAATTTCAGTGGTTACATAATGTGATTGAATTGGGTTACATAACAGCTAATAACAAAGAGGCGGATCTTGCTGGGTAACATGGTTCCTCATAGGCTGAGAAGGGTAGTAAATGGGGTCCGTATTGGATGGATTCAGAAGAAGGAAATACTTTGGCCTTGATGCAATCAACGCACTATTGTTCATATCTCACTAATTTTCCCTCATGATTTTTCAGATAGATTTTTCCCCTGCAAAACCATCTGGGGCACGACTGCGTGATAAAAATATGAACATCATTTCAGATTAAGCCGACATATGCAgggtttactgtgaatgcagtcttcGCTGAcggggaacattgcctttaaatgtaaTCATGCTGTAACGCTGATCATGAGCTCCACGGATTGAATTCAGCGCTTAATCACACTAGCTGTGAAAAAATGTTTGAAAACAGAAAAAATATTCCCAAGATATAATTGGTTGTGAGTGACAAAAGAAAGCAGGGTGTACGCTAATTATACATTCCTTAATGGGAATTATTAGATTTAACACttatgcttcagcactcggctagGGTTCTTCATCAGACTCAGCGAGATGGAAATGACTAGCGATAAGTGTTTTCCAAAGCTCAACGAATAGGAGCTGTCTGAATGTCATTGACAACACCAGTGGTGCCGAGAGAAGGGGTCAGATATTATGAAATAGCGAGAGAGCGAAAGCCATGAATAGCTAAATAATATTTGAGGAAATAAGGAAAGAAAATCTTGTGTCTGCAATTGCTGCATGGTGATGGGTTTGCCTTGCTACCATGACTGTTTAAAATTTCTGTAATGGTGTCTGCTGTATGTACTGTAGCACCCGCATGGCAATGTGAAGGAGTGTTTCACAGTCACATCTAGCCTGATGAGTAGcttgagatggagagggagagaaagagagaaatggatTTACAATCTCGATGAAACGCTTCACTGATGGACAGATTGCAACCATTAGGAAGTAATTTACaacccagagagggagagaaaggaaatCTTATGATTAGCGCTATGAATTATTTATACAAGGGTTTCAATTCTTCGGATAGAGGGAACTTATTCCTGCTGGAAAAAGGCTGCTGTCTCCCTTTGTACTTGATTGGACTAATGATTTAGGAGCtagaccacatacacacacacacgcatatacacacacgcgcacacatacatacacgcacacatacatgcacgcacgcacgcacacacacacacacacacgtacaccgaGGAGCAACAATCCCCAGCTGTGGTTTATTAAATTGATATTCATAGTCCACATAGTTCCAGAACATCTTGAAGATATGACAGTAATGATGGAGAAGAGCTTTTTCAATTCAAAACAATGTTTCCATTGCACATCGCAATCCTCAGAGCAGGGCGATAGCTACTGAATGCAGCAAATCTCTTGGTCCTTCACTGTTAATGTTATACAACAGGAGCAACACAGAGCTACTAGAGGTCTTTCTACCTGGAGTCGCTAGGGGGCCAAGGCATCATGGGCAACAGACCGTTCCAGGGAGCCATGGCAACAGCAGACTCATATACTGAgcgcacaaaacattaggaacacctttccatgacagactgaccagatgaatctaggtgaaagctatgatcacttattgatgtcacttattaaatccacttcaatctgtgtagataaaggggaggaatgatttttcagtggtgtaaagtacttgagtagtactttcaagtatttttacttaagtatttgttttgggtatctgtactttactatttatatttttgacaacttttactagaaagaaagaaagaaaattatgtactttttactccatacattttccctgacacccaaaagttacatttcgaatgctcaGAAGGACagggaaatggtccaattcacacacttatcaagagaacatccctggtcatccctactgcggactcactaaacacatgcgttgtttgtaaataatgtctgagtgttggagcatgctatctgtaaatttaaaaaacaagaaaatgatgCAGTCTGGACATTTGAaactatttatacttttacttttgatacttaagtatatttaaaaccaaatacttttagacttttactcaagtagtattttactgggtgactttcacttttacttgagtcattttctattaaagtatctttacctttactcaagtataacatttgggtactttttccaccattggGATTTTTAtgcattgagacatggattgtgtgtgtgccattcagagggtgaatgggcaagacaagagttttaagtgcctttgaacggggtatggtagaaCAGTAAGTACCAGGCGCATGGGTTTAagtatgtcaagaactgcaacactgctggattcttttacgctcaacagtttccagtgtgtatcaagaatggtccaccacccaaaggacatccagacaacttgacacaagggtgggaagcattggagtcaacatgggccagcatccctgtggatgcTTTCGATACCTTGAAGAGTcaatgccctgatgaattgaggctgttctgaggacaaaaagGGTTGCaagggttgcaactcaatattaggaagatgttccaaATGTTTTGTACCCTCGGTGTAATAGCTGCTCTGCATCAGGCTGCGACGCCATGGAGAATAGAGAGATCaacacagccagagagagagaatagagcgaGACAGATATGGAGGGAGACAAAGCAAGATAAAAGAGGGATGATGAGAGGAAGGCAGATATGTCATCTTTAGAAAAGTTGTCCTCATCTCACTGCACAGAAGAAAGCAGAGAACAATACCTCTGGCTGCTGGGTGTCTAAAAGGTGTTTTCCCTCCTCTACCCCCGCCATCAGTCCAACTCTACAAACCAGACGCCCCTCCTCAAACCCAACCCAACGCCTCTCCACCTCAACCCAGCGTCCTTAGCTTCAGCCTCACCCCCACCTCCAGGAGGATTATTCAGGCTTACACGGCCGTGCTGCGACCCGGCAGAGGGAAGGACGTGGGCAGGCCACAGCTCTGCTCTAGCCGCCTGAGCCCCTGGATACTTCTCAGCCCCAGCTCTGGCTGTGTGTGAGTCCGGCCCTCGCGGGGCATGGTAGTGGTGGCCTGGGCCTGCAGGGAGAGGGGCTCCATGGGGAGGGTGTTGTGGTTGAGGTCCATGGTAGACAGCAGGTGCCCCAGGGAGTCCCAGCGTCGGGCAGTGGGCAGGCGGATCAGGGAGGAGTAGCCCCTCTCTGAGAACACTGTGACCGGAGGAGTCTTGGAGGTCTCAGTCTCCTGCTGCTCCAGCCTGGAGGTCCGGGAGGAGGGCTTGGTGTTGGTGCCCCCCCGGCTGTCAGCCAGCACCTCACAGTAGGGAGGAGGGGGGTCCTCCATCAGAACAGCCTCCTCATAGCAGGGGGGCTTTCCAAACACGTCCGTCTCTGGGGAGGAAACAGACAAACGTACAGTATGTTAGTTTCCCCTTAACAATGTAAAGTGCTGTAAGCATTGGAAAAGCTTAATATAAACCAAATCCATCATTATTATCAAATGCTACTTTACCATGGACACAGTCATATTAGGCCATTGGATTGTCAGTGTTTAGGTCTAAAGGTAGGGATCCTGTGGAAAGGGTT
This window contains:
- the LOC118391677 gene encoding proline-rich protein 7-like; its protein translation is MVMSQGTYTFLACFAGFWLVWALIVMLCCFCSFIQRHLKKRREERLREQCLRALEMEPLECLGPEGLGREPPTREPLHFCPPHFSPPLSPPLHILHSLPQGSWVSPQETDVFGKPPCYEEAVLMEDPPPPYCEVLADSRGGTNTKPSSRTSRLEQQETETSKTPPVTVFSERGYSSLIRLPTARRWDSLGHLLSTMDLNHNTLPMEPLSLQAQATTTMPREGRTHTQPELGLRSIQGLRRLEQSCGLPTSFPLPGRSTAV